AAAAGGCTGAAGAGTCCAGATTATTGAGGTCTGAAGAGGAATCCCGTAGGTATCTGGGTTGGGGACAGCACCCCTATGTATATGCATCACTTCAGTCCTGTCAGCTCTAAGAGAGTGGTATTATCCACATTTGGCAGAGGAACAAActggctgttttttgtttttttttcttagcaagagagacaggaagggaaagatgacgAGAGTCATCTTGTAGTtttggcacttcagttgttcattgattgtttctcatacgtgccttgaccaggggactcatgCTGAGTCCCTGACCCCTTAGcttcagtgaccttaggcttgaagccagcaaccatgagatcatgtcaatgagtgaacccccactcaagctggtgagcctgtgctcaaggtggcagGCAACCTTAggttgaatctgggtcctcagagtcccaggtcaacactatccaccacaccaccaccagtcagacagcAAATTGGCTGTCTTGATCAGGTCATGGAACTAATGAGGGTGTACCTGAGGGTGATACTAGACCATTTCCTTGAAGGCTTCCACCCAGAAACTCCCTCTGAGTCCCTAGGACAGTGGACTGCTAAGACATTGACTCAGCCCAGGGCTCAGTCAGGACCCCTgacagtttatcttttttttattttttttatttttctgaagttggaaacggggaggcagtcagactcccgcatgtgcccgaccgggatccacccggcatgcccaccagggggcgatgctctgcccatctggggcgtcgctatgtcacgaccagagccactctagcgcctgaggcagaggccacagagccatcttcagcacccgggccaactttgctccaatggagccttggctttgggaggggaagagagacagagaggaaggagagggagaggggtggagaagcagatgggcgcctctcctgtgtgccctggccgggaatcgaacccgagactcctgcacgccaggccgacgctctatcactgagccaaccagccagggcaacagttTATCTTTTAGTCAGCCAAGTTCCTTGCCTGTAATGATAGCAGCTGAGACTAGACCTGCCCCATCTGGTCTGTAGATGGGGAGGGAACATTTTACCAGGAAGCAAGTAGCAGGCCTTTTGATTATCAGCTGGGGTACTCTGCCACATCCCAGCACTTGATCCTCTGTGACAACCTCACAGGCCCTTATTCCttttttacaaaggagaaaataaccTCAGTGACAGCCAGTGGCACATAGCCTGTTTTTATACAGTCCAGCTCTTGTTGCATTCCACCACTGGTCCCTTTGAGCCCAGACACAACCAGAGTCATGAAAGACCCTTTCAACTTCCTGAATGCTGGGGCCACCATTTTCTTGTCTTCCTTTGGTTTTAATTGTTCCGCTTTAAATATGTGCCTACTTCATAAGTCCTGTGCTCACTGTAGCTTGGTTTCTGTCACCCTCTAGCCCCCTGAGGTTCCTCTGGCAAGGGCCTCAGGACCAAGTCCATGGACTGATGGCCTCAGCtctttcagtttcttcatgtgGCAGCACCTTCCTGTCCCGCCATGCAGGGCAGCCACCTGACCCAGTAGAAGGCAGAAAGAGCTGGTCTGAGATCTTTCTGCACAATCTGAATTGGCTTCTCTCCTTGCTTCCCTCATATAAATAACACGGGAATAGCACCAACCCAAGGACCGAAGCTAAAGTTGGGACTTAATAGTGCCTGGCCCAGGTGGTACTTGGTAATGGCCAATCCTGAGCGATTGGAAGTCGTTTTGCTTGCAGACTGGGCTCCTGGGTGTGCCATGTGGGCCTCAGATGatcagagaaaaaataactatCCAATACTACAGAGGACATACAGAGGCTCAGGTAGAGAAGTCACTACCACTGAAGAGAATTCCCCAAGCTGTCCTGACTGGGTTAGGAACCTCCCCCCCCCTTGGCCCTACACTTTGCTGTgtgttcctcctcccctcctccccattgcAGCCTGGATCATACCAACTGTCCCTGTGTAGCAGACTGAGCTTGTTGCAGGCCGGGCTGTGTCCCAGCATGACCTGGCACAAAACAAACCTGTGTGTGACTGATGAATAGGGGGGTAAAGGTAACCCATTACCTAAGCTCCCCAGTGCACAGTAGATGTGGTAGAAACAGCCTtgtttagagagaaggggggaagcagcagtaagcatcaacttaGTAGGTACTTCTCAtattccttgactgggcaagctcggggttttaaaacagcaacctcaacattccaggtcgacactatccactgcgccaccacaggtcaggtatgccttctgtctttttaagaaaatgaattgatttgagagaaacattgatttgttccatttatttgtttattggttgattcttgtatgtgctctgactaggcatctaacccccaaccttggtatatcgggctgatgctctaccgacCAAGCCTATTAGGGCCAGCCCTCTGCTTTCTTATCACCTTCCCTCCACTTATGAAGTAGACCTCTGTTTCCTGATTGTCCTCCTAGGCTGGCCATCACTGCCAGTTTGGGCCCTCATCACTGCTCATACTTTTCTCCCTGCCTGGGTGACAGTAGTCACTCCCACAGCATCTAGCATCTGCATAGACCCCCAAGTCTCTTGTCCCCCCAATACCTGCCATGAGCCTGAAAGCCACATAGCTGCCACCTCCTCTCAGAACAGCACCCCCCCTCCCTTAAGGAACATGTCCCTGTGCCAGCCGGCTACCTTCAGGGCACCTCTACCAGTTCCAGCCAGCAGCCTGCAGAGGTGTGGCCAAACCCCGGTAGGTTGAAGCAGAGAGGTGAGGGCAAGGCAACAGGAGGGACCAAATTCAGTGATTCCAGTTTATAGCCATGGATGAAAGGTAGGAGAGGGGCTGTGCCTGGAAGAGTCAAGGTCAAGGGAAGGTTAGGATGGAAGATGGAGCCAGAAAAGAGGGGGCTAAAGCCACAGTTAAGGGTGGGGTCATGGGTAAGTGGGTGAAGGCAGGGAGAAACGAGACACCTCCCCCCAATTTACCTTTTCAGAAAGCTGCATGTCCCTGAAGGCTGCCTCTGCCAAGAGAGCTCTGTTGTCACCTAATTCCTTGCCTGACACAGGCAAATGTATGAACTAGTAGCCCTGCTCCGCTCTGCTATTTCCACCTCtaggtctgtaaaatggggacactaGTGCCTGTACTTAGGCATTACTACATGAGACAAGAAGGACCATGTGGGGTCCTATCTGCCTTTCCATCCTCTGGACTGGAGCAGGTCAGGACTCCCTTTGCTCTCAGGAACTCTCTACTCCTTCCCCATCTGCTCCCTCACCTTCTGCTTCAACCCACGTAGGCTCCAGTCACAGGGTATTCACACATCATCAGGTCCAATTGGGAATCTGAGATCCCATTTCCATGGATAACTGTCCCTCTTggaattttttgttgtatttttctgaagtgagaagcagggaggcagagagactcccatatgcacccgactgggacccacccagcaagcccaccagggggcgatgcctgGCAAATCTggtgtgttgctttgttgcaactggagccattctagtgcctgaagtggagggcatggaggggaagagagaaatagagagaaaggagaggggggcaggtggagaagcagatgggcacttctgtgtgccctggctgggaatcaaacctgggacttccacacactgggctgatgctctaccactgagccaaccagccagggtgaaaactttctcttttttaagtcagaggagggaagaaaaaaagacagaattctgcatgcaccccaaccaggatccacccagcaaaccttgTCTGGacccaatgcttgaatcaaccaagtatTCTCAGCACTTGAGGTCAATGCTCAGACCCACCGAGCTATCCTTGGCACCTGGAGCCAATACCAGAACCAATAGAGTGACCTGctgtgagagggaagagagaaggaggaaagaagcagatggttgcctctcatgtttgcctaaccagggattgaacccgggacatccgcacaccaggttgatactctatccactgagcaaattggccagggctactcttggaaaaatttaaatatactcgTTTGAGCTTATAGGACCTCTTCAAAGTTGTCCCCTAGGACAGCAAAAGGCTGCTTACTTAGAACAGGcgactttaaatattgagattctgtctgaccaggcagtgatgcagtggatagagaattggcctggtacggtgacctcgaggttcaaaaccctgaggtcgccagcttgagtgtgggatcatagacatgaccccatggttgctggcttgagtgaggggtcactggccgggctggagccccctggtcaaggcacacatgtgaaagtaatcaatgaacaactatagtgctgcaacaaagaattgatgcttctccctgtctgtatgtccctctctcactaaaataataataataataataataataattgaataaatgagttagccctggccaggttagTGTTatctaatatgccaaggttgcaggtttgatctccagtcagggcacatacaagaatcaaccaatgagtgcatggagaagtggaacaacaaccaatgtttctctatttccctcttcctttctctaaaatcaatacatttttaaaaattgaaattgtaataTACCTCCCAAGAAGCGTCCAGGTGAGACATTCTTCTTCCCCCACACCcctcaagaaagaataaaacttaaGCATGAACAAAATGAGACTGTGGAGCttgttttgtacatttttttctggaatagTGACCTGGTTTGAGTCCCAAAGGAGTTGCTTTTGTTTATTCATGTGTCTGTGAAGGTTTTCTGGGCAATTTATAAAACACTCAAGTTTACAAGACACCTTATTTTATTAATACAGTGATCTCTTCCCACTAcacctaaacaaaaaaaaatgcatggaaATGTGAAGAGCACAAAATATTTGGCAGGCCCCAGACCAAGATGTCATAGGCTGATCTGCCTGCAGCCAAGAGGGTTTGCTGAAGCTCTAGCTGTCACCTCAGGCAGACCTGGGCACAGAGGTGCATCATTCTGTCCAGGGAAGTCACAGAACCCACTCTAGGGCTTGGTTCTGGGCTGTGCCAAAGCTCAACCCTTGCTCCCTTCCTGAGCACCATGGCGTTAGTTCTTGGCTGTCAGGGTCATGATTAGGAGGACTCCAGGAAGGTTTCCAAAGTGGCTTCACCAGGGACCCCTTCCCCAGGTTTCTTGTAGTCTAGGTCATGGAAGGCACAGAGCTGTACACCATCCTGGGCAAGCCGGGCCCGCAGCGTGGGCTCAGTGAGAACACGCAGCTCATGCAGCCGCTCCCAAGAACAGGAAAAGGCATCAGGGCCCTCACCGCAGCCTCCAGCTGGAGGTACACTGGGGTAGCCAGGATGGGCCATCAGCTCAGCTGTCAGGGAGTGGCCTGTGGGTATACCTTCCAGGGCCCGAGCCAATGCCCCTGACAAGTGATGAGCAGACATGTGCCGGCCACAGGTGCTCAGGCCCACGAAGGCATCAGTCCACCTGTGGATACCCAGGCATCAGCAGGGATCAGCAGGACAGCAATGGTCAGGGCTAGGCCAAGAACAGACGGATCAGGGGCGGAGGCATAATTGTCCAAGCCTGACTCCCTTCGATGTTGAGAAACGGACTCAGCTGGCCAATTGAACAGCCAGCTGGACCCACTGGGACCTACCTgggccaggcagagaacagagaatAGTGGTTGGGGGACCTCACCTTAGGCCGCTGCGGGAGAAGGGGCCTATGGCAGCCTGGGCGTCACGCTCCACCGCACACGCAAAGGCACGCGCTGGGGCCTCGAGCCAGGTGCAGCGGCCCAATCCACGCTCCAGTGGCAGCCGGGTGAAGCACACCCCGTGAGCCTGCAGCGCCTCTGCGAACACCTGGCACACACCTGCGGGCTGAGAGCAGTCAGGGGGTACTTCTCCCCACCTGGGAACACCTTCCACCCCATCTAGGCACAATGCCCCGTGCCTGCGACCACCAACCTGGGAGCACGTGAACGTGCTGGTGCCCATCCACATGAGTGGGGTTCCTGCCCAGTAATTCCTGAAAGCGGCTCAGCTGTGCCTCCAGCTCTTCCCGCACCTGGATGGGGAGGGCAATAGGCACCTTAAACATCcgggggcagcctgaccaggcggtggcgcagtggatagagcgtcggactgggatgcggaagacccaggtttgaaaccccgatgtcgccagcttgagcgcaggctcatctggtttgagcaaaagcccaccagcttgaacccaaggttgctggctccagcaatgggttactcggtctgctgaaggcccgcggtcaaggcacatatgagaaagcaatcaatgaacaactaaggtgttgcaatgcacaatgaaaaactagtgattgatgtgtctcatctctctccgttcctgtctgtctgcccctgtctatccctctctctgactcactctctgtctctgtaaaaaataaataaacttaaaaaaacaaaaacaaaaacaaaaaaaaaccatccgGGAGCAGCTACCGAAGAGAACCCCTCCGTGTGACTCCTCCAAAGTTGGAACCGGGGAAGCATCCAGCGCCCGCTCCCGACCCCCTAAGGGCGGAGCCTTGAGGGAggtcctcctcctgcagccgcaCTTCCGCACCTGGGACAAGGCCACATCTTCCGCTGCCACCGCCTGCCGGAATCCCATCTTGCCGAGGAAGAAGCCTTCGGGGCTGAGCAGAGACGAGGCTCCGTGGCGGGCCGGGCCCACAGGGCGGCCCTCGGACAGGTTGGCGTGGAGTCCCGTGGGGATTTGGTGCCTGAGGGTGAACGCGAGTGGGAGCACTAACGGCCACGGGGTGGCGGGGCCCCAAGCCCGCCCTGACTCTGCAGGGGTTCACTCCTCACCTGCGGGCCAGTTCCGCAGCGCTCTCCGTCGCCGCGCCGTTGACCAGCAGGGACACGCTGGTTACAGCCCCAGCCAGGAAGGCCTCTACGATGCCCTCATCCCGCCGCGGACAGTAACCAAAGTCGTCGGCGGTGACTACCAGCCGCACACGCGGCCAGGCCATCTCTGCCTCCGCCCGCTGCTGCATCGTACCTGAAGGGAGTGGACTGGGCAGTCCAGGACCCGCCCCTAAACGCACCGAAGGCCCCGCGCGACGCTCACTCCCCGACGCGCCTGCACTTTGCCTTTGTTCTTGCCACCTAGCGTTCCCACCGTGTCCCTGCAACAACCTTCCACCTCCACCCAGTGTGCTCCAACTTAACCAGACCACGGCTAGATTTATTGCAACGCAATGCTTTCAATGACTGCAAAAGTgatatttaatatgaaaaatacagaaaagaaagcctgaagaaaaaaatctcttaccCTTCCCAGAGATTACCACTGTTTAACTTTATGGGTATAAGTGTTCTTCCAGTATTTTCGCTAAGCAAATAGACATACCCAATTCTCCTCCGCCCAAAGTTTTCACAAATAATGATTAAatcaatgttattttattattgtaatgtttctttttttctacagtgACTATGaactttttcatgtttttattagctctctatattttctttttttcaaattgccGTTTGTCTTTTACTGATTTTTCTGAGACCTTTTTCTGTGATTTGTAAAAgctctaaacaacaacaacaacaataataataataaagaaaacatgtaATACCGATGGCTTCATTTGAGAAAGCCCCTGCTTCCATCTCTTGAGCTCTGTGCCAGGCTGATTTTTACACTCAtagcctcattttcttttttctgtggcccAGAGAAGTTTTCCTTACCCATAAAGATACAAATAGTCACATGGTTGATAACCAGGGTTTTCATTATGATGTGGGTGTCTTGATTTTCCCAATGGAAGTGCAGTATTTGTGTTCAGCCTACAACATTGGTAATGTCATTTCTGTTTACTAatatgttttacagatgaagaaactgaggctcagagaagggaatTTTCTTACCCAAAGTGACCCTGCCAAGACTAGTGGAACTGGGACTACCTCTAAAGCTGTGAGTCTGCATCTGAGTCTACTCTGGGCCTTTAGTCCCTGGCTGCCCCTAGGACAGAGCCAAGCTTGAGGATAACAAATGAGCCCTGGtcggatagctttgttggttggagcatcagcctgacacacaaaggctgtgggttcaatccccacatacagaaacaaattatttctctttctctcaaatcaatcaatagattaaaaaaaaaatttaaagagagaataagcctgacctatggtggtacagtggataaaccgttgacctggaatgctgaggttgatagtttgaaaccccaggcttgcctggtcgaggcacataccaGAGTCAGAGTCAACTATGAGTtaatccccccacacacactttgtctctctttctctctctctcccctctaaaatgaataagttttaaaaaagaaaagaaagaagaaagaataccaAATGATACCCACTTCTGTGAGGTCAATGTAAGAATTGGAGGCCTCAAAGACTTCACCAAGATTTTGGCATGTGGACTGTTGTGTTCAAATGTGATTATTAAATCGTCAGACCTCAATCAACTATTATTCTCCACCAGGAAGCTGAGCCTGGAAAGGCCGAAGATCCTGAGTGTTTGAAGAGTGGAAGGAGGAAATTGACATTTATTGCACATCGATTCTAATACTACTAGTGGTACTAGAAGTATTAGAGATTAGGGGTGAGCACCTCAGTTCCTACCCCCAAGGAGCGCCATCTGGTAGACAAGGTGTGGCAGAATGTAGAATGGGATTTGCGATCATTCTGTTTGGGAAGGGGTGATTGAGCCTTTGGGGAAAGCTTCTCTGAAGAGATTACATCTAAGGGGGAACTATGTGAGGAGGAGTTTACTAGGGAGAGGAGGCAAAGATGTACAGGGATTTTATGGGATACCCAGTGTGTTGTATGAAAATCTAATCTCCATACTCCCAAGAGGAAGGTCACTTAATTTATAGAGGAGGAACAGAGATCAGAGAAGTTGAGTCACACAGGCAGGAAACAACAGAGCTAGGAACTGAAGCTAGATCTGTGACTTAGAGCCGGGACTCTTCCACTGGGCTCAGGAAGACTGCAGAAGGGAGAGGATGCAAGACAGACCCTGGGGTTGTCCACACAGGAGGCCCAGGACAACACAGGGACTAGAGAGGAGCTGAAGAAGGTGCTTGTGTCTCTAGAGAAGACTGTGGCTTTGTCTCTTACGCTCCCCTCAGGGCAGATGAGGAGAGGATCAGAGCAAGCTCTCCTTCCGGGCTCCAAAGGTGGGCGTAATAGAGCCTGACGAAATGGGGGAGGAGCCAGTGTGGGCCCCGCCCATAACCTTTGTGCCGAGGGAGCTAGAGAACGAGCTCTCGCGGAGAGCCAATCAGGATGCCGTATGCAAATAACAAGCGGGGAAGAATTGGGGAGACTCCAGAACACAGCATCGCTGCCCCCTAGCAGGCGTAGATTGCATTTACTGGAGCTAAGCGAGGAGCCGACTCTGGTGAGTAGGTGGGCTTTCGGCCAGAGACAGACGCCAGGGCACCAGGGGTCTGGGAAGGTAGAGGGTCAGAGGCGGTCAGAGACAGGATACGGATGTTCTCCGGGACCCCACCCCTGATGACTCTAGACACGGATGTGTACGCAGATGGCCAGAAGACTCCTAGCAGAGAAAGGGCTAGATATGTGAGGGACATGGGGTGGGAGAAGAGAGGACCTGTGGACCCCTGGGCCACTGACTCTGTCCAACAGATGGATAGAGACTCGAACCCATAAAAGCTTAGGGGGATTCTCACGCCATTTCCCTGCCTGGCGCAGAGGAATACGGGGCTGCACTACAGAACCGAAGAAAGAGGAGGCTGGCAGTGGACTAGGGTACCCACATCATGACCAGCAGCCGCCACCACTCAGGATACTTGGCAGACGATGAGGCCGGCCACAGCGTGTACCTGGCCCGGGTAAGTGTGCCTAGCCAGGTCTGACTCTGAGGCGGGACCCCATCATGTTCCTTACCAGCTCCAGTGCCCTCAATCACATTTGCTATTGTCTTACTTTCTGGGGCTCTTAATGACGTTCTTATCTCTTTGACCACTGCTCTGACCCCCTGCTGAGCCCCAGTCACCCTTAATTTCATCCCCTGTCCCCCTGACTTCTAGTGGCCTGAGAGGAGCGTAATGGACTGGGCACCGAAGCGGGATCTTGGAATCTATTCAAGGGCTTCAGTCTCAAGTTGTAAAAGCAGCCATGCAGTGTACAGGGCTCAGGACCACAGGTGGTCTGTGCAACCCGCAGTAAAGCAGTGCTGGCCTGCTCTGTAGACAGATGAGAAGCCAAGTGGGACTCGGGGGTTTTGTGATTACCCACTCACATCCTATGTGAGGGCAAAATTGGCTTTCAGacccccagccagggcttatgtaCATGAAATGTACCTGTCAGGGAAGCTTCAGAGCAACCCTAAATAGAGCCCCACTTTGCAGAAGAGGAAACTCGACCACAAGATGGGCCGTTGTGCTCACAGTCACACAGCCTGAGGATGGTAGAACCAGGGTCCAAATGTAGGGCTTCCTGACTCCAAAACATAGTTCTTTCCACTGCCTACTCCCCACCCAGCTCCTGGTGCTTTAGGAGGACTCAGGGATCCCTCCTCCTCTGAGGAATTCCTGCCCACTGTGACATGCCTGTTTGCTTAGGTGCAGCCGCCTAAGAAGCCAGCATTCCCAAAAATGGGGCAGGCCTCCAAGCTGGGCCACATGCCACATCCATCTTCAATGTTTGACCCTTCGGGCAGCTCAGGGCTTCACAGCCACTGTCGAAACTTGAGGGACTCTCGGCCGTTTGGTAGCTTCCTGGATTTCCTTGTTGAGGGCCAGGTGCTGGACAGCCTGCAAAGGGTGGTGGAGGAAGCAGTTGAGCGCATGGCCACCATGAAGACAGAGACGGGGTTGCCActggtggaggtggaggacccagtGGAGGTGCCGAGGGGTGGGCGGCGGGTACGTGCCCGGCCTAGCCTCAGCACCATGCACCGGCACCGTGTCCAACCCAGCCTCTGCGTTGGGCACCCCAACAACTACCCATCCTGCTCCAGTTCCATGTCTGACTCACATAGCAGTATCTCAGCCGGCCACCTGGGCTCCCACAGCCAGGACAGTGACCGGGGCTACCATGGCTTGGGCCCACTGCCGCTCCCGAGGGACAAACTCCTGCAGGAGAAAAGCCTCAAACGTCTGCTGCGGCTGGAGAACAGAGGGGTGAGATGTGGGGCCATGGCCTGGAGTTGGTAGGATGGAACTCAGCCCAGAGCCCAAGGTCAAGCCTGGCTTGGCTGTTTTCGGACACCTCTGAGAatccccctctctcctcagaAAAGCCTGGGGCAGTCCTGCTCCCAGAGCGGCTACCTCCCGTGGGATTCGTTGAGCTCAAGCTTGGGCACACCTGAAGCATCAGAGCTGGGGCCTGAAGAGAGAGAGCTGATCTTCCTCAAGAGGGAGTTCAACAAGGAGATCAAGTCCTTGCTGAGCCAGCCAGGGTCCTTCGACCTGCCTGGCTACTCTTCGCTCCATGAGCCCCATCGGACCCTAGACTTCCTGGCCAAGCACCACCTCTTCCCTGCCCTGCAGAATGTGGTCAGCCAGGCTGTGGACAAGCTCAGTGGCGCCCGCCACCACAATGGctgccctctcttcccctccgaaTGGGAACCCAGTATGGAGCCCAATTCGGAAGTCACACCAATCTCCAAGCGGGCCACACCCACCGAAGGGGAGGAGTCCTATGAATATTCTCTCCCCACTACAACCTCCAGCTTCAAGACGGTTCCAAGAAGGGTCACCAAGTTCAGAGGACGAGGCAAGGCAAAGGAAAGTGGTTCCCCCATGTTTAGTGCCCAAGGGACCAC
The DNA window shown above is from Saccopteryx bilineata isolate mSacBil1 chromosome 2, mSacBil1_pri_phased_curated, whole genome shotgun sequence and carries:
- the YDJC gene encoding carbohydrate deacetylase isoform X2 — translated: MQQRAEAEMAWPRVRLVVTADDFGYCPRRDEGIVEAFLAGAVTSVSLLVNGAATESAAELARRHQIPTGLHANLSEGRPVGPARHGASSLLSPEGFFLGKMGFRQAVAAEDVALSQVREELEAQLSRFQELLGRNPTHVDGHQHVHVLPARRCVPGVRRGAAGSRGVLHPAATGAWIGPLHLARGPSACLCVCGGA
- the CCDC116 gene encoding coiled-coil domain-containing protein 116 — encoded protein: MTSSRHHSGYLADDEAGHSVYLARVQPPKKPAFPKMGQASKLGHMPHPSSMFDPSGSSGLHSHCRNLRDSRPFGSFLDFLVEGQVLDSLQRVVEEAVERMATMKTETGLPLVEVEDPVEVPRGGRRVRARPSLSTMHRHRVQPSLCVGHPNNYPSCSSSMSDSHSSISAGHLGSHSQDSDRGYHGLGPLPLPRDKLLQEKSLKRLLRLENRGKSLGQSCSQSGYLPWDSLSSSLGTPEASELGPEERELIFLKREFNKEIKSLLSQPGSFDLPGYSSLHEPHRTLDFLAKHHLFPALQNVVSQAVDKLSGARHHNGCPLFPSEWEPSMEPNSEVTPISKRATPTEGEESYEYSLPTTTSSFKTVPRRVTKFRGRGKAKESGSPMFSAQGTTRFGLQVIPTEDPKSPNYKYMRKTTLPSISFKSRPHFSNPWYEELVNYLIERAVSLLICKYKFERNLTKKLGFISFPVTEALMDLLLGFKKVKGSRINLSSQVNWSCLLHKLEEASRAQPVSLQTSQHDTSQHNTCDHTASHTNQHSKKSHSTLPEPAIVMDQEGAKEPCLHTELPGPQLPTSQEKLEEPMNLLQPGSCSTGMGFNRFEQAVDRGKSQSSEEEEEEEEEEEEEEEEEEEDEDKDYLFFENESETQSSLKWRQRSATP
- the YDJC gene encoding carbohydrate deacetylase isoform X1, with protein sequence MQQRAEAEMAWPRVRLVVTADDFGYCPRRDEGIVEAFLAGAVTSVSLLVNGAATESAAELARRHQIPTGLHANLSEGRPVGPARHGASSLLSPEGFFLGKMGFRQAVAAEDVALSQVREELEAQLSRFQELLGRNPTHVDGHQHVHVLPGVCQVFAEALQAHGVCFTRLPLERGLGRCTWLEAPARAFACAVERDAQAAIGPFSRSGLRWTDAFVGLSTCGRHMSAHHLSGALARALEGIPTGHSLTAELMAHPGYPSVPPAGGCGEGPDAFSCSWERLHELRVLTEPTLRARLAQDGVQLCAFHDLDYKKPGEGVPGEATLETFLESS